A genome region from Methylohalobius crimeensis 10Ki includes the following:
- a CDS encoding AMP-binding protein, translating to MTRAKFDTLIDTLERRGDQALVQVFTAAETEKWSYRRVGEQIQALARGLRERIEPGEAVALLGTTRPEWIVAAFAVLRAGGVVTPLDTQLADDTLRYLLKDSGARWVFTTAEHRERVGAAAPEARIVLLDAGAEDRNSWRALAGGAVALPENHADDPAALFYTSGTTGLPKGVPLSHRNLEFQLDVLAQAGIALANDRVLLPLPLHHVYPFVVGLLTPISLNLTLILPYALTGPQLVRAIREGEVTVVIGVPRLYAAMFEGIAARAAGTGRIASATFQGLLRLSRTIRRNFGLRLGKKLLYPLHRQMGTQLRVLASGGAALDPDLAWNLESLGWQVAVGYGLTETAPILTIAPPNRTRPGAVGQPVPGIELRIDRKAAAAKAITGNEGEIQVRGPNVFTGYRNRPEETREAFSPDGWFRTGDLGWLDEDGYLHITGRLSTLIVTEGGENIQPDDLEARYAAHPAVEEIGILQHEGRLAALVLPAKANADEPEHRVREAIGEIAAKRPSYQRLVDIVLTRKPLPRTRLGKIKRDELVQRFQEARAAGVEPPETAPLALEEMAAEDRNLLELPAARATWQWLAERYPKQGLTPDTRLQLELGVDSLEWLNLTMEIGQRTGIELDDEAIGRIETVRDLLREVLNAAGRREQLVDPLAAPERALDAAHRRWLRPRGLLLRPLAIGLHALIRWLMHGLFRLQVFDRQRLPESGPLVLICNHASYLDPFAVAAALPWSRLHALYWGGWTGVAFTNPLTRFGSRVAQIIPIDPKQGVRASLALAAAVLARDRGLILFPEGQRSPSGQLQPFRPGIGMLLERYPVPVMVASIRGSHEAWPPDRNLPRLHPLTIHFGEVLDPRRLAQQGRGDNAAERIVDALTQHMRELINGADRQQEGLS from the coding sequence ATGACACGCGCCAAGTTCGATACACTGATCGATACGCTTGAGAGGCGAGGCGATCAAGCGCTGGTTCAGGTATTCACCGCGGCAGAGACGGAAAAATGGTCGTATCGCCGTGTTGGTGAGCAAATACAGGCACTCGCCCGCGGATTGCGTGAACGTATCGAACCGGGCGAAGCCGTGGCGTTGCTCGGCACCACCCGCCCGGAGTGGATCGTCGCCGCATTCGCCGTCTTGCGCGCCGGCGGCGTGGTCACGCCTCTGGACACCCAACTCGCCGACGATACGCTGAGGTACCTGCTGAAGGACAGCGGCGCGCGCTGGGTATTCACGACCGCCGAGCATCGGGAACGCGTGGGCGCGGCCGCGCCGGAGGCCCGGATCGTATTGCTGGATGCCGGCGCAGAGGATCGAAATAGTTGGCGCGCGCTCGCCGGCGGTGCAGTCGCTCTGCCCGAAAACCACGCCGACGACCCGGCGGCGCTGTTCTATACCTCAGGCACCACCGGTCTCCCCAAAGGGGTGCCGCTCAGCCATCGCAATCTGGAATTCCAATTGGACGTTTTGGCCCAAGCCGGAATAGCGCTGGCGAACGACCGCGTGTTGCTGCCCCTGCCCCTGCATCATGTCTACCCCTTTGTGGTGGGTTTGCTGACGCCTATTTCGCTGAACCTGACCCTGATTCTGCCTTATGCGCTGACCGGTCCCCAGCTGGTCCGCGCGATACGCGAGGGCGAAGTCACCGTCGTCATCGGCGTACCGCGGCTCTATGCCGCCATGTTCGAAGGCATCGCCGCCCGCGCCGCGGGCACCGGCCGGATCGCCAGCGCGACTTTTCAGGGACTGTTGCGGCTCAGCCGAACCATTCGGCGAAACTTCGGCCTGCGGCTCGGAAAAAAATTGCTGTATCCCCTTCACCGCCAAATGGGAACCCAACTGCGAGTATTGGCTTCCGGCGGCGCCGCGCTCGACCCGGATTTGGCCTGGAACCTGGAATCCCTGGGATGGCAGGTGGCGGTCGGCTACGGTTTGACCGAGACCGCGCCAATACTCACCATCGCCCCGCCGAACCGGACTCGGCCCGGCGCCGTCGGCCAACCCGTGCCGGGAATAGAGCTGCGCATCGATCGGAAGGCCGCCGCGGCCAAGGCGATCACCGGCAACGAAGGCGAAATCCAGGTCCGCGGACCGAATGTATTCACGGGCTATCGCAATCGGCCGGAGGAAACCCGCGAAGCGTTCAGCCCCGACGGCTGGTTTCGCACCGGCGATCTGGGCTGGCTGGACGAGGACGGCTATCTGCACATCACCGGCCGACTGTCGACGCTGATCGTCACCGAAGGGGGCGAGAACATTCAGCCCGACGATCTGGAAGCCCGCTACGCGGCCCATCCAGCCGTCGAGGAGATCGGTATCCTCCAGCACGAGGGCCGTTTGGCGGCGCTCGTGCTACCCGCCAAGGCGAACGCCGACGAACCGGAGCATCGAGTTCGGGAGGCGATCGGCGAAATCGCCGCCAAACGGCCCTCCTATCAGCGACTCGTCGATATCGTGCTGACGCGGAAACCGCTGCCTCGCACCCGACTCGGAAAGATCAAGCGGGACGAACTCGTGCAGCGCTTCCAAGAGGCGCGCGCGGCGGGCGTCGAACCGCCAGAAACCGCCCCCCTCGCCCTCGAGGAAATGGCCGCCGAGGATCGCAATCTGCTCGAACTGCCCGCTGCGCGCGCTACCTGGCAATGGTTGGCGGAACGCTATCCCAAACAGGGGCTCACCCCCGATACCCGCCTGCAGCTGGAGTTGGGGGTGGATTCGCTGGAATGGCTCAACTTGACCATGGAAATCGGCCAACGCACCGGGATCGAACTGGATGACGAAGCCATCGGCCGCATCGAGACGGTACGCGATCTCCTGCGGGAAGTGTTGAACGCCGCCGGCCGGCGCGAGCAGTTGGTCGACCCGCTCGCAGCCCCTGAACGAGCCCTCGACGCGGCACACCGTCGCTGGCTCCGTCCACGCGGCCTTCTCTTGCGCCCTCTGGCCATCGGTTTGCATGCACTCATCCGATGGCTCATGCACGGTCTCTTCCGGCTGCAGGTGTTCGATCGACAACGACTGCCCGAATCAGGACCGCTGGTGCTGATCTGCAACCACGCCAGCTATCTGGATCCTTTCGCCGTGGCGGCGGCATTGCCGTGGTCCCGTTTACACGCTTTGTATTGGGGCGGCTGGACAGGGGTGGCGTTTACCAATCCTTTGACCCGTTTCGGCAGTCGTGTCGCGCAAATCATTCCCATCGATCCGAAACAGGGCGTACGCGCCAGCCTGGCGCTCGCCGCCGCCGTACTCGCGCGCGACCGCGGCCTGATCTTGTTTCCCGAAGGCCAGCGCTCGCCGAGTGGTCAGCTGCAGCCGTTCCGCCCGGGCATCGGTATGCTGCTGGAACGCTATCCCGTCCCGGTGATGGTCGCCTCTATTCGCGGCAGCCACGAAGCGTGGCCGCCGGATCGAAACCTCCCGCGCCTGCACCCCCTGACGATACACTTCGGCGAAGTACTCGATCCACGCCGACTCGCCCAACAAGGCCGCGGGGATAACGCCGCGGAAAGGATCGTCGATGCCCTGACTCAGCACATGCGCGAATTGATAAACGGGGCAGATCGACAGCAAGAAGGATTATCGTAA
- a CDS encoding glycoside hydrolase family 31 protein has protein sequence MTEAHSKWPRAGDGYEPLGTAEILGRNGATLRLKVGATTVEIAALAEDLFRVGAFPHGKSVEYDSEAVAKTAWDPIEVSVAEQAGNLSLSTSKATARISLNPLRIRFSDPSGRVFAADDERLGMGFAGRDEPAIGLCAPEAVVRVYKRRGRGERYFGCGERTGGLEKTGSRPLFWNIDPPAGHAPSFNNLYVSIPFVFSLQEGAAHGLLFDNTHRAVFDLARTNADLSCFEATGGNLIYYVFCGPTPRAVLARYTELTGRIPMPPLWALGNQQSRWSYRDEPHVRRVAREFRDRDIPCDVIHLDIDYMDGYRVFTWDRDRFPNPKTLISELRKDGFRVVAIVDPGVKVDEDYPVYTEGRDKDFYCQTFEGEEYRNTVWPGLCAFPDFTGRRVREWWGRHHAALLDAGVAGIWCDMNEPALGIPERATMPPDVVHPGDGKPRLHRQVHNLYGTLMARAAHEGIRRLRPQSRPFVLTRSGYAGVQRHALLWTGDNSSWWEHLAMALPQLQNLGLSGAAWAGVDIGGFYDDCNGELLARFTEFGVFQPFCRNHSAKGTIPQEPWAFGEPCQSVCRKMIQLRMRLIPYLYTLFEECHRTGAPILRPLLFEYPDDPTSDAMDDQFLLGSALLVAPVTRPGVEYRYVYLPAGTWFHYWTGERFDGPAHILAHAPLGQPALYVKANTPLPLGPSMSHTGERPIDPLTLLIYPAEGRGEFALYEDAGDGFGYRKGAYARRSISCETGDGVTIRLGAREGTFVPERREIRLELPGMPSIGGVKINGETFDRYRSDGDRLVLRLSEQAGAATVEVCFGSAG, from the coding sequence TTGACGGAAGCGCATTCTAAATGGCCGCGAGCCGGGGACGGTTACGAGCCCTTGGGAACGGCGGAAATTCTGGGGCGAAATGGCGCTACCCTGCGCCTGAAAGTCGGCGCCACCACGGTGGAAATCGCGGCCCTGGCCGAGGATCTGTTTCGGGTGGGGGCATTCCCGCATGGCAAGTCCGTCGAATACGATTCGGAGGCGGTGGCCAAAACGGCGTGGGACCCTATCGAAGTATCCGTGGCCGAACAAGCCGGAAATCTCAGCCTATCGACTTCGAAGGCGACGGCCCGCATCTCCCTGAATCCGCTGCGGATTCGCTTCAGCGATCCGTCAGGACGGGTTTTCGCCGCCGACGACGAGAGGCTGGGGATGGGGTTTGCCGGGCGCGATGAGCCGGCCATCGGCTTATGCGCGCCGGAAGCTGTCGTTCGAGTGTACAAGCGGCGCGGGCGGGGCGAACGCTATTTCGGTTGCGGGGAGCGCACCGGAGGGCTGGAGAAGACCGGCTCGCGCCCGCTTTTCTGGAATATCGACCCGCCGGCCGGACACGCGCCTTCCTTCAATAATCTTTACGTGTCCATTCCCTTTGTGTTCTCCCTCCAAGAGGGGGCGGCCCACGGTCTGCTGTTCGATAATACCCACCGGGCGGTATTCGACTTGGCCAGGACGAATGCCGATCTCTCCTGCTTCGAGGCGACGGGCGGAAACCTGATCTATTACGTCTTTTGCGGCCCCACCCCTCGGGCGGTTCTGGCGCGCTATACCGAGCTCACCGGCCGCATCCCCATGCCGCCCTTGTGGGCGTTGGGCAACCAGCAATCTCGCTGGAGTTACCGCGACGAACCCCATGTACGCCGGGTGGCGCGGGAGTTCCGAGACCGGGATATTCCGTGCGACGTCATTCATCTGGACATCGACTACATGGACGGTTATCGGGTGTTCACCTGGGACCGGGACCGTTTTCCAAATCCCAAGACCCTGATTTCCGAGCTCCGCAAGGACGGTTTTCGAGTGGTCGCCATCGTCGATCCCGGGGTGAAGGTGGACGAGGACTATCCGGTTTATACGGAAGGTCGGGACAAGGATTTCTATTGCCAGACCTTCGAGGGCGAGGAATACCGCAACACGGTCTGGCCGGGTCTGTGCGCGTTTCCCGACTTTACCGGCCGGCGGGTCCGGGAATGGTGGGGCCGGCATCACGCGGCGCTCCTGGATGCGGGCGTTGCCGGCATCTGGTGTGACATGAACGAGCCGGCGTTGGGCATTCCGGAGCGGGCAACCATGCCGCCCGATGTGGTCCATCCCGGCGACGGCAAGCCACGCCTGCACCGTCAGGTCCACAACCTCTACGGCACCCTGATGGCCCGCGCCGCCCACGAGGGAATCCGGCGGCTGCGCCCCCAATCCCGTCCCTTCGTGCTCACCCGCTCGGGATATGCCGGGGTTCAGCGTCACGCTTTATTGTGGACCGGGGACAACTCTTCCTGGTGGGAACATTTGGCCATGGCCCTACCGCAGCTGCAAAACCTCGGTCTTTCCGGGGCGGCCTGGGCGGGAGTGGATATCGGCGGTTTCTACGACGACTGCAACGGCGAGCTACTGGCGCGTTTCACCGAATTCGGCGTGTTTCAGCCCTTTTGCCGCAATCATTCCGCCAAGGGAACGATTCCCCAGGAACCTTGGGCATTCGGGGAACCCTGCCAGTCGGTTTGCCGCAAGATGATCCAGCTCCGAATGCGGTTGATCCCCTATCTTTATACCCTTTTTGAGGAATGTCACCGGACCGGCGCCCCGATCCTGCGCCCCTTGCTCTTCGAATATCCGGACGACCCGACGAGCGATGCCATGGACGACCAATTCCTCCTCGGCAGCGCCTTGCTCGTCGCCCCCGTCACCCGCCCCGGGGTGGAATACCGCTACGTCTATCTGCCTGCGGGCACCTGGTTTCACTACTGGACCGGCGAACGCTTCGACGGTCCGGCCCATATACTCGCCCATGCCCCCCTGGGGCAGCCGGCGCTTTATGTCAAGGCCAACACACCGCTGCCCCTGGGGCCGTCGATGAGCCATACCGGTGAGCGGCCCATCGATCCGCTCACTTTGCTGATCTATCCGGCGGAAGGACGAGGCGAGTTCGCTCTTTATGAGGATGCGGGGGACGGTTTCGGTTACCGGAAGGGAGCGTATGCCCGTCGCTCGATCTCCTGCGAGACCGGCGACGGGGTAACCATTCGCCTGGGAGCGCGCGAAGGGACTTTCGTGCCCGAAAGACGTGAGATTCGCTTGGAACTGCCGGGAATGCCAAGCATCGGCGGTGTCAAAATAAACGGCGAGACGTTCGACCGCTACCGAAGTGATGGCGATCGACTCGTTCTCCGGTTATCCGAACAAGCAGGTGCCGCCACCGTCGAAGTGTGCTTCGGATCTGCTGGATGA
- a CDS encoding DNA polymerase ligase N-terminal domain-containing protein: MKDKLQTYRSKRDFRKTKEPAGRMIQPQEGKRRFVIQKHDASSLHYDFRLEFGGLLVSWAIPKGLSTDPREKRLAIQTEDHPLEYIDFEGVIPDGEYGAGTVLVWNTGSYRNLKANRDPHDQSMEKALDNGLIEVWLEGEKLQGGYALKLLEGGKKPRWLIIKMNDEHADARRRPTSTEPASVKTGRDLDQISKEETQ; encoded by the coding sequence ATGAAAGACAAGCTCCAAACGTATCGAAGCAAGCGCGATTTCCGCAAAACCAAGGAACCGGCGGGACGCATGATTCAACCGCAGGAGGGGAAACGCCGCTTCGTCATCCAGAAGCACGACGCTTCCAGTTTACACTACGATTTCCGCTTAGAATTCGGCGGCCTCCTGGTTTCTTGGGCGATCCCCAAGGGTCTTTCCACCGATCCTCGGGAAAAGCGTCTCGCCATCCAAACCGAAGATCATCCGCTGGAATACATCGATTTCGAAGGGGTTATTCCCGATGGCGAGTACGGCGCAGGCACGGTGCTGGTCTGGAATACCGGAAGCTATCGCAACCTGAAAGCCAACCGGGACCCACACGATCAGAGCATGGAAAAAGCCTTAGACAACGGGCTGATCGAGGTCTGGCTGGAAGGCGAGAAGCTTCAGGGCGGATACGCGCTGAAGCTTCTCGAAGGTGGAAAGAAACCCCGTTGGCTTATTATCAAGATGAACGATGAACACGCCGATGCGAGGCGGCGTCCTACAAGCACCGAGCCCGCTTCGGTCAAAACAGGCCGAGATCTCGACCAAATCTCCAAAGAAGAGACTCAATAA
- a CDS encoding patatin-like phospholipase family protein codes for MSTPVDSDLLASLRRSPLLAGLATEILHQLGSRAHRRLLQAGEVLFRIGEHGEEFYLIVNGKIRLLGPREQGEPVVNELGAGDWFGEMALLTGEPRSATAAAATEVNLLTIARSDFYRLLQQAPTVALGISYYLSHRLRMQTLFQPRRAHPGVIAAVSGHPNLQEARLVLNLAAALASVGAIRVAIVDGAALPTLPSVLPAGGCEGISILADDDFADLDALRASYSLVILRLSAIDPRAGDWLRKAETVWSLDREGEKWLEKMKAKKCWTAISCDPSMGGASPGRRSHLADRMTDTVVLESALLDSVPILQLAPRSPAARTLRRFARQILGCRLGLALSAGGAKALAHLGALRCFERAGLEFDLIAGTSMGAIVGGLYAQGHGNDKLLTDFRHLARHSRRLLLDYGIPATALLRGTKKRALIRQYIGDANIEHLPIPFWAVTADLMSGREVAFGSGRLWQILDATSAVPAVFPPVRVDDHLLVDGWIVNPLPTDILRREGADIVVAVATSAKVEAMPDFSPVDRMGGWAGQFEHLRRHLTPSIIRIVLRSLDVGARERTLTNLALADASVQPPVGSFSAADFGRMDELVERGERAAEEVLPAIQQILRERGQP; via the coding sequence GTGTCTACTCCTGTCGATTCCGACCTGCTTGCCAGCTTGCGGCGCTCTCCGCTGCTGGCCGGATTGGCCACGGAAATCCTCCATCAGCTCGGCAGCCGCGCGCACCGCCGCCTACTGCAAGCCGGTGAAGTGCTGTTTCGCATCGGCGAGCACGGGGAAGAATTTTACCTGATCGTAAATGGGAAAATCCGCCTGCTTGGACCGAGGGAGCAGGGCGAACCGGTGGTCAACGAACTGGGAGCGGGGGATTGGTTCGGCGAGATGGCTTTGCTCACCGGAGAACCCCGTTCGGCCACCGCGGCGGCCGCCACGGAGGTTAATCTCCTAACCATTGCGCGATCCGATTTTTATCGGCTATTGCAGCAAGCCCCCACCGTCGCGCTGGGGATCAGCTATTATCTGAGCCACCGCCTCCGCATGCAGACGCTGTTTCAGCCTCGGCGAGCCCATCCCGGCGTGATTGCGGCGGTGAGCGGACATCCCAACCTCCAAGAGGCGCGGCTGGTCTTGAATCTGGCCGCCGCGCTGGCAAGCGTGGGCGCGATTCGGGTGGCCATCGTCGATGGGGCGGCGCTTCCGACCCTCCCATCTGTCCTACCCGCCGGCGGGTGTGAGGGGATATCGATTCTCGCCGATGATGACTTTGCCGATCTCGATGCGCTTCGAGCCAGCTACTCGCTGGTGATTCTCCGTCTTTCGGCCATCGACCCCCGGGCGGGAGATTGGCTCCGAAAGGCCGAGACGGTTTGGTCGCTGGACAGGGAGGGGGAAAAGTGGCTGGAAAAGATGAAAGCGAAAAAATGCTGGACCGCCATTTCATGCGATCCATCCATGGGGGGCGCCTCTCCGGGGCGAAGGTCGCATCTCGCAGATCGCATGACCGATACCGTGGTTCTGGAATCGGCGCTGCTGGATTCCGTGCCGATTCTCCAACTGGCTCCCCGAAGCCCCGCCGCCCGCACGCTCCGCCGTTTCGCCCGCCAAATCCTGGGGTGCCGGCTGGGTTTGGCCTTGAGCGCGGGCGGGGCCAAGGCCCTGGCCCATCTCGGCGCCTTGCGGTGTTTCGAGCGCGCCGGATTGGAATTCGATCTCATCGCCGGTACCAGCATGGGGGCCATTGTCGGTGGCCTGTATGCCCAGGGTCACGGAAACGACAAGCTCTTGACCGATTTTCGGCACCTGGCGCGGCATTCGCGGCGGCTTTTGCTCGATTACGGCATTCCGGCGACCGCTTTGCTGCGCGGCACGAAAAAGCGGGCGCTGATTCGCCAATATATCGGCGATGCGAATATCGAGCATTTGCCGATTCCGTTTTGGGCGGTGACCGCCGATTTGATGTCCGGGCGGGAGGTGGCGTTCGGAAGCGGGCGCCTCTGGCAGATACTGGATGCCACCAGCGCCGTCCCGGCGGTGTTTCCGCCGGTGAGAGTGGACGATCATTTGCTGGTGGACGGTTGGATCGTCAACCCGCTTCCCACCGATATTCTGCGGCGCGAGGGGGCGGACATCGTCGTGGCGGTGGCTACCTCCGCCAAGGTGGAGGCGATGCCGGATTTTTCACCCGTCGATCGGATGGGAGGATGGGCCGGCCAGTTCGAGCATCTGCGCCGACATTTGACGCCGTCGATCATCCGGATCGTCTTGCGTTCTCTGGATGTGGGGGCGCGCGAACGGACCCTCACCAACTTGGCTCTGGCGGACGCCAGCGTGCAGCCGCCGGTGGGCTCGTTCTCGGCCGCCGATTTCGGGCGGATGGACGAACTGGTGGAGCGGGGGGAGCGGGCCGCCGAGGAAGTCTTGCCGGCGATTCAGCAGATTCTTCGCGAACGTGGACAACCGTGA
- a CDS encoding cation-translocating P-type ATPase, whose product MTEPYQQSVEEVLEQQKTSADSGLSPAETRRRRRHYGPNRLRKTAVRPTWRILIDQLKSIVVLLLLSASAAAAVFGHNVEAVAIGVTVLINTLIGFGMELRATRAMEALQRMGKMTARVRRGGRIQEIEADALVPGDIVLLEAGDMVAADLRLLEANELQCDEAALTGESVATDKQMDPLPEREIPLGERNNMAYKGTAVTQGSGSGVAVATGMETELGHISRLVEEAEQAVTPLEKRLDTLGRGLIWLTLVIAMAVMGVGFIAHKNPLVMLETALALAIAAVPEGLPVVATLALAQGMRRMARRNAVVKRLSAVETLGAANLIFTDKTGTLTENHMTVAHLALARGTLTVEDNHGTGFVLDGKRLTPAHTPELQAALEIGALCNNASVEEDPPVGDPTEVALLEAAAKANITREDLLEKSPEAREVSFDPDIKMMATFHHQDGGYRVAVKGAPEAVIDLCSRVLTPEGEMELDDSARERWHERSDTLASEGLRILTLAQKSVDDEQTEPYQDLTLLGLAGLYDPPRAGIQSTISQCQAAGVRVVMGTGDHAATARAIATEIGLAGDKNAPVEAAQLKNLDSLVDDERDALLKRSVFARISPEQKLDLIRLYQDTGWVVAMTGDGVNDAPGLKKADIGIAMGKRGTEVAREAADMVLKDDAFATIVAAIEHGRTIFQNIRRFIVYLLSGNLGEVMAISAAGLAAAPLPMLPLQILYINFVCDVLPALALGLSPGEIDVMRKPPRDPGEPILLRRHWVAIIGYGAFIAVAVLGAFAVALEMLHYEAGQAVTIGFLCFGFARLWHIFNMRSPDSPTFLNEVTCNRFVWVSIAVGIGLLLAATYVPVLAKILSVHAPGREGWLLSLSFSVLPLILVQPLKWSGLLWETHATGKHRLD is encoded by the coding sequence ATGACTGAACCCTATCAACAGTCAGTCGAGGAAGTCCTTGAACAGCAGAAAACCTCTGCAGATTCCGGGCTGTCCCCTGCCGAAACTCGCCGTCGACGCCGCCATTACGGTCCAAACCGTCTTCGCAAGACCGCCGTGCGTCCGACCTGGCGCATTCTTATCGACCAGCTCAAGAGCATCGTCGTCCTGTTGCTTTTAAGCGCTTCGGCCGCAGCGGCTGTTTTCGGTCACAACGTCGAGGCGGTAGCCATCGGGGTGACGGTGCTCATCAACACGCTGATCGGATTCGGCATGGAGCTCCGAGCCACCCGGGCCATGGAAGCCCTGCAGCGCATGGGCAAAATGACGGCCCGGGTACGGCGCGGCGGGAGAATCCAGGAAATCGAGGCCGACGCCCTGGTACCCGGCGATATCGTGCTGTTGGAAGCGGGAGACATGGTCGCCGCCGATCTGCGCCTACTCGAGGCCAATGAGCTGCAATGCGACGAAGCCGCCTTGACCGGCGAATCCGTCGCCACCGACAAGCAGATGGACCCACTGCCTGAACGAGAGATTCCTCTGGGCGAAAGAAACAATATGGCCTACAAAGGCACCGCCGTAACCCAGGGTTCCGGGAGCGGCGTGGCGGTGGCCACGGGCATGGAAACGGAATTGGGGCATATCTCCCGCTTGGTGGAGGAAGCCGAGCAGGCGGTCACCCCGCTGGAAAAGCGGCTGGATACGCTGGGTCGGGGACTCATCTGGCTGACCCTGGTCATCGCGATGGCGGTGATGGGCGTCGGTTTTATCGCGCATAAAAATCCGCTGGTTATGTTGGAAACGGCCCTCGCCCTGGCCATCGCCGCCGTGCCCGAAGGACTGCCAGTGGTAGCCACCCTGGCTTTGGCTCAGGGAATGCGACGGATGGCGCGGCGCAATGCCGTGGTAAAGCGGCTCTCCGCCGTGGAGACCCTGGGCGCGGCGAATCTCATTTTTACCGACAAGACCGGCACCCTGACCGAAAACCATATGACCGTCGCCCATCTCGCATTGGCACGCGGAACGTTGACTGTCGAGGACAACCACGGCACCGGATTCGTCCTCGACGGCAAGCGGCTTACTCCCGCCCATACGCCCGAACTGCAAGCGGCATTGGAAATCGGGGCTTTGTGCAACAACGCCAGCGTGGAAGAAGATCCCCCGGTGGGCGACCCCACCGAAGTCGCCCTGCTGGAAGCGGCGGCCAAGGCAAACATTACCCGGGAAGACCTGCTCGAGAAGTCCCCCGAAGCGCGCGAGGTAAGCTTCGATCCCGATATCAAGATGATGGCGACCTTTCATCACCAAGACGGCGGCTACCGAGTGGCCGTGAAAGGCGCGCCGGAGGCGGTCATCGATCTCTGTTCCCGGGTACTGACGCCGGAGGGAGAAATGGAACTCGACGACAGCGCCCGCGAGCGCTGGCATGAACGCAGTGACACGCTGGCTTCGGAAGGACTGCGCATCTTAACCCTGGCGCAAAAATCGGTCGATGACGAACAGACGGAGCCTTACCAAGATCTCACTCTACTGGGCTTGGCCGGTCTCTACGACCCGCCTCGCGCCGGAATCCAAAGCACCATCTCCCAATGCCAGGCCGCGGGTGTCCGCGTCGTGATGGGCACGGGGGACCATGCCGCCACCGCCCGCGCCATCGCCACGGAAATCGGTTTGGCCGGCGATAAAAACGCGCCCGTGGAAGCCGCTCAGCTCAAGAACCTGGATTCGCTCGTGGATGACGAACGCGATGCCCTCCTGAAACGCTCGGTATTCGCCCGCATCAGTCCGGAGCAAAAACTGGATCTCATCCGTCTTTATCAGGACACCGGCTGGGTGGTGGCCATGACCGGCGACGGGGTCAACGACGCTCCCGGACTCAAGAAAGCGGATATCGGCATCGCCATGGGCAAGCGCGGCACCGAAGTGGCACGCGAAGCCGCCGACATGGTGCTGAAAGACGACGCCTTCGCCACCATCGTCGCGGCCATCGAGCACGGTCGCACCATTTTCCAGAACATTCGCCGCTTCATCGTCTATTTACTGTCGGGCAACCTTGGAGAAGTGATGGCCATCTCCGCCGCGGGGCTTGCCGCCGCGCCGCTTCCCATGCTGCCGCTGCAGATTCTCTACATCAATTTCGTCTGCGACGTTCTGCCGGCCCTCGCCCTAGGCCTGAGTCCCGGCGAAATCGACGTCATGCGAAAACCGCCGCGCGACCCCGGCGAACCCATATTGCTGCGCCGTCATTGGGTCGCCATTATCGGCTATGGGGCATTCATCGCGGTTGCGGTGCTGGGCGCCTTCGCCGTCGCCCTTGAAATGTTGCATTACGAAGCAGGCCAGGCGGTCACCATCGGCTTTCTCTGTTTCGGCTTCGCTCGGTTATGGCATATCTTCAATATGCGCAGTCCCGACTCCCCCACCTTTCTCAACGAAGTGACTTGCAACCGCTTTGTGTGGGTTTCCATCGCGGTCGGAATCGGTCTACTGCTCGCCGCCACCTATGTTCCCGTCCTCGCCAAGATCCTGTCGGTGCATGCCCCGGGCAGGGAGGGATGGTTGTTGAGTCTGTCTTTTTCAGTGCTCCCCCTCATACTCGTGCAACCCCTGAAGTGGAGCGGTTTGCTGTGGGAAACCCATGCCACCGGAAAGCATCGATTGGATTGA